In the genome of Streptomyces globosus, one region contains:
- the prmC gene encoding peptide chain release factor N(5)-glutamine methyltransferase: MNLLLAEVAQATQRLAAAGVPSPRFDAEELAAFVHGVKRGELHHVKDADFDARYWEAVARREAREPLQHITGRAYFRYLELQVGPGVFVPRPETESVVDWAIQAVRAMDVVEPLIVDLCTGSGAIALAMAQEVPRSRVHAVELSEDALRWTRKNAEGSRVTVHQGDALEALPELDGQVDLVISNPPYIPLTEWEYVAPEARDHDPEMALFSGEDGLDTIRGIERTAHRLLRPGGIVVVEHADTQGGQVPWIFAEELGWADAADHPDLNNRPRFATARKARP, encoded by the coding sequence GTGAACTTGCTGCTTGCCGAGGTGGCCCAGGCCACCCAGCGGCTGGCCGCCGCAGGCGTGCCCTCACCGCGCTTCGACGCGGAGGAGCTCGCGGCCTTCGTCCACGGCGTCAAACGGGGGGAACTGCACCACGTCAAGGACGCCGACTTCGACGCCCGCTACTGGGAGGCAGTCGCCCGCCGCGAGGCGCGCGAGCCGCTCCAGCACATCACCGGGCGGGCCTACTTCCGCTACCTGGAGCTCCAGGTCGGGCCCGGGGTGTTCGTGCCCCGGCCCGAGACCGAGTCGGTCGTCGACTGGGCCATACAGGCCGTCCGGGCGATGGACGTCGTCGAGCCGCTGATCGTGGACCTGTGCACCGGCTCCGGCGCGATCGCGCTCGCCATGGCCCAGGAGGTGCCCCGCTCGCGCGTGCACGCGGTGGAGCTGTCCGAGGACGCGCTGCGCTGGACCCGCAAGAACGCCGAGGGCTCCCGGGTCACCGTCCACCAGGGCGACGCCCTGGAGGCCCTGCCGGAACTCGACGGGCAGGTCGACCTGGTGATCTCCAACCCGCCGTACATCCCGCTCACCGAGTGGGAGTACGTCGCCCCCGAGGCGCGCGACCACGACCCGGAGATGGCGCTCTTCTCCGGCGAGGACGGCCTCGACACCATCCGCGGCATCGAGCGGACCGCGCACCGGCTGCTGCGGCCCGGCGGGATCGTCGTCGTCGAGCACGCCGACACCCAGGGCGGCCAGGTCCCGTGGATCTTCGCCGAGGAGCTGGGCTGGGCGGACGCCGCCGACCACCCCGACCTCAACAACCGCCCGCGCTTCGCGACCGCCCGCAAGGCCCGGCCGTGA
- a CDS encoding L-threonylcarbamoyladenylate synthase, giving the protein MARRYDCNDATDRRTGLREAASAVRRGELVVLPTDTLYGIGADAFSAEAVGDLLTAKGRGRSMPTPVLIGSPNTLHGLVTDFSEQAWELVDAFWPGALTLVARHQPSLAWDLGETRGTVAVRMPLHPVAIELLTEVGPMAVSSANLSGHPAPEDCDAARRMLGDSVSVYLDGGPTPGIQPSSIVDVTGKVPVLLREGALSAGQLREVVPDLEVAP; this is encoded by the coding sequence ATGGCCCGGCGATACGACTGCAACGACGCGACGGACCGCAGGACGGGCCTGCGCGAAGCCGCCTCCGCCGTGCGCCGCGGCGAGCTCGTCGTACTGCCCACGGACACGCTGTACGGCATCGGCGCCGACGCCTTCAGTGCGGAGGCCGTCGGCGACCTCCTCACCGCCAAGGGCCGCGGCCGCAGCATGCCCACCCCGGTCCTCATCGGCTCCCCGAACACCCTGCACGGCCTCGTCACGGACTTCTCCGAGCAGGCGTGGGAGCTCGTCGACGCCTTCTGGCCGGGCGCGCTGACCCTCGTCGCCAGGCACCAGCCGTCGCTGGCCTGGGACCTCGGGGAGACCCGCGGCACCGTCGCCGTGCGCATGCCGCTGCACCCCGTCGCGATCGAGCTGCTGACCGAGGTCGGCCCGATGGCGGTGTCCTCGGCGAACCTGAGCGGGCACCCGGCCCCGGAGGACTGCGACGCGGCCCGCCGGATGCTCGGCGACTCCGTCTCCGTCTACCTGGACGGCGGCCCGACGCCCGGCATCCAGCCGTCGTCGATCGTCGACGTCACCGGGAAGGTCCCCGTCCTGCTGCGCGAGGGCGCGCTGTCCGCCGGACAGCTGCGGGAGGTCGTACCCGACCTCGAGGTGGCCCCGTGA
- a CDS encoding protein-tyrosine-phosphatase, whose amino-acid sequence MSPQGRGIAGGGVPAAAQGRPAAGEQAGPDTFRILHVSTGNVCRSPITERLNRHALAHRLGQVPASGLIVESAGTWGHEGAPMEANAAAVLADFGADATGFTGRELLDEHVIRADLVLTATRDHRAQVISMGHSAGLRTFTLKEFTRLVRAIDPATLPPLDDGVAERARALVRAAAALRGWLLAPSPDADEVHDPYGAPITFFRSIGDEINQALDPVVTALTGVAAPR is encoded by the coding sequence GTGAGCCCTCAGGGGCGTGGCATAGCCGGCGGCGGCGTCCCCGCGGCCGCCCAGGGGCGGCCCGCGGCGGGGGAGCAGGCGGGCCCGGACACCTTCCGCATCCTCCACGTCAGCACCGGCAACGTGTGCCGCTCGCCCATCACCGAGCGGCTGAACCGGCATGCGCTGGCGCACCGCCTGGGGCAGGTTCCGGCCAGCGGGCTGATCGTCGAGAGCGCCGGCACCTGGGGCCACGAGGGCGCCCCGATGGAGGCGAACGCCGCCGCCGTCCTCGCCGACTTCGGCGCCGACGCCACCGGGTTCACGGGCCGCGAGCTCCTCGACGAGCACGTCATCCGGGCCGACCTCGTCCTGACCGCCACCCGCGACCACCGGGCGCAGGTCATCTCCATGGGGCACTCGGCCGGCCTGCGCACCTTCACGCTGAAGGAGTTCACCCGCCTGGTGCGGGCGATAGATCCGGCCACCCTGCCCCCACTCGACGACGGTGTCGCCGAGCGCGCCCGGGCCCTCGTACGGGCGGCTGCGGCGCTGCGCGGCTGGCTGCTGGCCCCCTCCCCGGACGCGGACGAGGTCCACGACCCGTACGGTGCGCCGATCACCTTCTTCCGCTCGATCGGCGACGAGATCAACCAGGCGCTGGACCCGGTCGTGACGGCGCTGACGGGCGTCGCCGCGCCCCGCTGA
- the glyA gene encoding serine hydroxymethyltransferase: protein MSVITPPTDLLRQQDPQMADVLAGEAQRQATTLQLIAAENFTSPAVLAALGSALANKYAEGYPGNRYHGGCEYADLAERTAAERARALFGAEHANVQPHSGSSAMLAAYAALLRPGDTVLAMGLPYGGHLTHGSPANFSGRWFDFVGYGTDAETGLIDYHQVQQLARTHRPKAIVCGSISYPRHPEYSVFREIADEVGAYFIADAAHPIGLVAGGAAPSPVPYADVVCATTHKVLRGPRGGMILCGAEFAERIDRAVFPFTQGGAQMHTIAAKAVAFGEAARPAFTTYAHRVVANARVLAEALEERGFAVTTGGTDTHLITADPAALGVDGPAARGRLAAAGIVLDTCALPYGDQRGIRLGTAAVTTQGMGEPEMARIAGLFAEALRGQAAGVRAEVAALAQGFPPYGR from the coding sequence ATGAGCGTCATCACCCCGCCCACGGACCTGCTGCGGCAGCAGGATCCGCAGATGGCCGACGTTCTCGCCGGGGAGGCGCAGCGGCAGGCCACCACGCTGCAGCTGATCGCCGCCGAGAACTTCACCTCGCCCGCCGTGCTCGCCGCGCTCGGCTCGGCGCTCGCCAACAAGTACGCCGAGGGCTACCCGGGCAACCGGTACCACGGCGGCTGCGAGTACGCCGACCTTGCCGAGCGGACCGCCGCCGAGCGGGCGCGGGCGCTGTTCGGCGCCGAGCACGCCAACGTCCAGCCGCACTCCGGCTCCTCGGCGATGCTCGCCGCGTACGCGGCCCTGCTGCGGCCGGGGGACACCGTCCTCGCGATGGGCCTGCCGTACGGCGGGCACCTCACCCACGGCTCTCCGGCCAACTTCTCGGGCCGCTGGTTCGACTTCGTCGGCTACGGGACCGACGCCGAGACCGGGCTGATCGACTACCACCAGGTGCAGCAGCTGGCGCGGACCCACCGGCCGAAGGCGATCGTCTGCGGCTCCATCTCCTACCCGCGGCACCCCGAGTACTCGGTGTTCCGGGAGATCGCCGACGAGGTGGGGGCCTACTTCATCGCCGACGCCGCCCACCCCATCGGGCTGGTGGCCGGCGGGGCCGCGCCGAGCCCCGTCCCGTACGCCGACGTCGTCTGCGCCACGACGCACAAGGTGCTGCGGGGCCCGCGGGGCGGGATGATCCTGTGCGGCGCCGAGTTCGCCGAGCGGATCGACCGGGCGGTGTTCCCGTTCACGCAGGGCGGCGCGCAGATGCACACCATCGCGGCGAAGGCCGTCGCCTTCGGGGAGGCGGCCCGCCCGGCGTTCACCACGTACGCCCATCGGGTGGTGGCCAACGCGCGGGTGCTCGCCGAGGCGCTGGAGGAGCGCGGGTTCGCCGTCACGACCGGCGGCACCGACACGCACCTGATCACCGCCGACCCGGCCGCGCTCGGCGTCGACGGCCCCGCGGCCCGGGGCCGGCTCGCCGCCGCGGGCATCGTGCTGGACACCTGCGCCCTGCCGTACGGGGACCAGCGCGGGATCCGGCTGGGCACGGCCGCGGTGACCACGCAGGGCATGGGCGAGCCGGAGATGGCGCGGATCGCCGGCCTGTTCGCCGAGGCGCTGCGCGGTCAGGCGGCGGGGGTGCGGGCGGAGGTGGCCGCTCTCGCGCAGGGCTTCCCGCCGTACGGCCGGTGA
- a CDS encoding MraY family glycosyltransferase, with amino-acid sequence MGQPVREYLLTLCVTVAVTYLLTGPVRKFAIAAGAMPEIRARDVHREPTPRLGGIAMFGGLCAGLLVADHLPNLNGVFELSNEPRALLSGAALIWLIGVLDDKFEIDALIKLGAQMIAAGVMVMQGLTILWIPVPGVGTVALTQWQGNLLTVALVVITINAVNFVDGLDGLAAGMVCIAAAAFFLYGYRIWFGYGIEAAAPATLFAAILMGMCLGFLPHNMHPARIFMGDSGSMLIGLVLAAGTISITGQVDPDTMALFAGGERNATHAMLPVFIPLLLPLTIIAIPMTDLILAIVRRTWNGQSPFAADRGHLHHRLLELGHSHSRAVLIMYFWSGLFAFSAVAYSVHSASMWIVFVIALLSAVGLVLLLLPRFTPRAPRWAEFLVPPRYRHAERAAEAAAQDASGREPEPARAVAVGVSGVNGATAVGPRSRFPERRKAGSAR; translated from the coding sequence CTGGGGCAGCCCGTGCGTGAATATCTGCTGACGCTTTGCGTCACGGTCGCGGTGACCTATCTGCTCACCGGGCCCGTTCGGAAGTTCGCCATCGCGGCCGGGGCGATGCCCGAGATCCGCGCCCGCGACGTGCACCGCGAGCCCACTCCGCGGCTCGGCGGCATCGCGATGTTCGGCGGCCTGTGCGCGGGCCTGCTGGTCGCGGACCACCTGCCGAACCTGAACGGCGTCTTCGAGCTGTCGAACGAGCCGCGGGCGCTGCTCTCCGGGGCGGCGCTGATCTGGCTGATCGGCGTCCTCGACGACAAGTTCGAGATCGACGCCCTGATCAAGCTGGGCGCGCAGATGATCGCCGCGGGCGTGATGGTCATGCAGGGCCTGACCATCCTGTGGATCCCCGTCCCGGGTGTCGGGACGGTCGCGCTCACGCAGTGGCAGGGCAACCTGCTGACGGTCGCGCTGGTGGTGATCACCATCAACGCGGTGAACTTCGTCGACGGCCTCGACGGCCTGGCCGCGGGCATGGTCTGCATCGCCGCCGCGGCGTTCTTCCTGTACGGGTACCGGATCTGGTTCGGCTACGGCATCGAGGCGGCGGCGCCGGCGACCCTCTTCGCGGCGATCCTGATGGGCATGTGCCTGGGCTTCCTGCCGCACAACATGCATCCGGCCCGCATCTTCATGGGCGACTCGGGGTCCATGCTCATCGGCCTCGTCCTGGCCGCCGGCACGATCTCGATCACCGGCCAGGTGGACCCGGACACCATGGCGCTCTTCGCGGGCGGCGAGCGCAACGCGACGCACGCGATGCTGCCGGTCTTCATCCCGCTGCTGCTGCCGCTGACGATCATCGCGATCCCGATGACGGACCTGATCCTGGCCATCGTGCGGCGCACCTGGAACGGCCAGTCGCCCTTCGCCGCGGACCGCGGGCACCTGCACCACCGGCTGCTGGAACTCGGCCACTCGCACAGCCGCGCCGTGCTGATCATGTACTTCTGGTCGGGGCTCTTCGCCTTCAGCGCGGTGGCCTACTCGGTGCACTCGGCCTCGATGTGGATCGTCTTCGTGATCGCCCTGCTCAGCGCCGTGGGCCTCGTCCTGCTGCTCCTGCCGCGCTTCACGCCGCGCGCCCCGCGCTGGGCGGAGTTCCTGGTGCCGCCGCGCTACCGGCACGCGGAGCGGGCCGCGGAGGCGGCCGCACAGGACGCCTCGGGGCGGGAGCCGGAGCCGGCGCGGGCGGTCGCGGTGGGCGTCTCCGGCGTCAACGGCGCGACAGCGGTGGGCCCCCGTTCGCGGTTCCCCGAGCGGCGTAAGGCCGGATCCGCGCGCTGA
- the atpB gene encoding F0F1 ATP synthase subunit A, which produces MKEPAVSADPTQVLAFETDCHIFDGCGFPAPGLHSFLFEPIFGDADSSVYFNKTMLLALLGSVIILAFFWAAFRKPKVVPGKLQMVAEAGYDFVRRGIVYETLGKKEGEKYVPFMVATFFFVWMMNLWSIIPVAQFPVTSVIAYPAGLALVIYVMWMSVTFKRHGFIGGLKNLTGYDKSLGGILPLVMLIEFFSNVLVRPFTHAVRLFANMFAGHTLLLLFTIASWYLLNGIGIAYAGVSFVMVIVMTAFELFIQAVQAYVFVLLACSFLQGAVAEHH; this is translated from the coding sequence CTGAAGGAGCCCGCGGTGAGTGCTGACCCGACGCAGGTGCTCGCCTTCGAGACCGATTGCCACATCTTCGACGGCTGTGGCTTCCCGGCTCCTGGCCTGCACTCGTTCCTGTTCGAGCCGATCTTCGGCGACGCGGACAGCAGCGTCTACTTCAACAAGACGATGCTGCTGGCCCTGCTCGGGTCCGTCATCATCCTCGCCTTCTTCTGGGCGGCCTTCCGCAAGCCGAAGGTGGTTCCCGGAAAGCTGCAGATGGTCGCCGAGGCCGGCTACGACTTCGTCCGCCGCGGCATCGTCTACGAGACCCTCGGCAAGAAGGAAGGCGAGAAGTACGTCCCCTTCATGGTCGCGACGTTCTTCTTCGTCTGGATGATGAACCTCTGGTCGATCATCCCGGTCGCCCAGTTCCCGGTGACCTCCGTCATCGCCTACCCGGCCGGCCTCGCGCTCGTCATCTACGTCATGTGGATGTCGGTCACCTTCAAGCGCCACGGCTTCATCGGCGGCCTGAAGAACCTGACGGGCTACGACAAGTCGCTCGGCGGGATCCTGCCGCTGGTCATGCTGATCGAGTTCTTCTCGAACGTCCTGGTCCGCCCCTTCACCCACGCGGTCCGTCTCTTCGCGAACATGTTCGCCGGTCACACGCTGCTGCTGCTCTTCACGATCGCCAGCTGGTACCTGCTGAACGGCATCGGCATCGCCTACGCCGGTGTCTCGTTCGTGATGGTCATCGTGATGACCGCCTTCGAGCTCTTCATCCAGGCTGTCCAGGCCTACGTCTTCGTGCTCCTGGCCTGCAGCTTCCTCCAGGGCGCCGTCGCCGAGCACCACTGA
- a CDS encoding ATP synthase subunit C, producing the protein MSALAQTLAAGVEIKGNLGSIGYGLAAIGPGVGVGIIFGNGTQALARQPEAAGLIRANQILGFAFCEALALIGLVMPFVYPTS; encoded by the coding sequence ATGTCCGCTCTCGCGCAGACCCTCGCCGCTGGCGTCGAAATCAAGGGCAACCTCGGCTCCATCGGCTACGGCCTCGCCGCCATCGGCCCCGGCGTCGGCGTCGGCATCATCTTCGGCAACGGCACCCAGGCCCTGGCCCGCCAGCCCGAGGCCGCCGGCCTGATCCGCGCCAACCAGATCCTCGGCTTCGCCTTCTGTGAGGCGCTCGCCCTCATCGGTCTGGTCATGCCGTTCGTCTACCCGACCTCCTGA
- a CDS encoding F0F1 ATP synthase subunit B, whose product MNPLVQIAAEEPQSPLIPPIPELVIGLIAFVIVFGFLAKKLLPNINKVLDERREAIEGGIEKAEAAQTEAQSVLEQYKAQLAEARHEAARLRQEALEQGTALKEELRAEGQRQREEIIAAGHAQIEADRKAASQALRQDVGKLATDLAGKLVGESLEDAARQSRTIDRFLGELEEKAEAAR is encoded by the coding sequence GTGAACCCTCTGGTTCAGATTGCGGCTGAGGAGCCCCAGAGCCCCCTCATCCCGCCGATCCCCGAGCTGGTCATCGGTCTGATCGCCTTCGTCATCGTCTTCGGCTTCCTCGCCAAGAAGCTCCTCCCGAACATCAACAAGGTTCTGGACGAGCGCCGCGAGGCGATCGAAGGCGGTATCGAGAAGGCCGAAGCCGCTCAGACCGAGGCCCAGAGCGTGCTGGAGCAGTACAAGGCCCAGCTCGCCGAGGCTCGGCACGAGGCCGCTCGCCTGCGCCAGGAAGCGCTCGAGCAGGGCACTGCGCTCAAGGAAGAGCTGCGCGCAGAGGGCCAGCGGCAGCGTGAGGAGATCATCGCTGCCGGCCACGCCCAGATCGAGGCCGACCGCAAGGCCGCCTCGCAGGCCCTGCGCCAGGACGTGGGCAAGCTCGCCACCGACCTGGCCGGCAAGCTCGTCGGCGAGTCCCTTGAGGACGCCGCCCGCCAGAGCCGCACCATCGACCGCTTCCTCGGCGAGCTCGAGGAGAAGGCCGAGGCGGCCCGATGA
- a CDS encoding F0F1 ATP synthase subunit delta, producing the protein MNGASREALASARERLDALTDNTSVDAAKLAGELAAVTALLDREVSLRRVLTDPAQPAEARAELAQRLLAGQVGGETLDLVMGTVRSRWSQSRDLVDGLEQLADTADLTAAQQSGALDGVEDELFRFTRIVASNPELRAALTDRTATASAKGELLRSLLGGKAHAVTERMVTRLVTHPRGRSLEGGLEALSKLAAERRDRVVATVTSAIPLSDAQRARLGAVLAKLYGRQMHLNLDVDPEVVGGIVVKIGDEVIDGSIANRLAEAERRMAG; encoded by the coding sequence ATGAACGGAGCGAGCCGCGAGGCACTGGCCTCCGCGCGCGAGCGCCTCGACGCGCTGACGGACAACACGTCCGTCGACGCGGCGAAGCTCGCCGGTGAGCTGGCTGCCGTCACCGCGCTGCTCGACCGTGAGGTCTCGCTGCGCCGGGTCCTCACCGACCCGGCGCAGCCCGCCGAGGCCAGGGCCGAGCTGGCGCAGCGCCTGCTCGCCGGCCAGGTCGGCGGGGAGACCCTCGACCTGGTCATGGGCACGGTCCGGTCCCGCTGGTCCCAGTCCCGCGACCTCGTCGACGGCCTGGAGCAGCTGGCGGACACCGCCGACCTCACGGCGGCCCAGCAGAGCGGCGCGCTCGACGGCGTCGAGGACGAGCTGTTCCGGTTCACCCGGATCGTCGCCTCGAACCCCGAGCTGCGCGCCGCGCTGACCGACCGGACGGCCACCGCCTCCGCCAAGGGCGAGCTGCTGCGCAGCCTGCTCGGCGGCAAGGCCCACGCCGTCACCGAGCGGATGGTCACCCGTCTCGTCACGCACCCGCGTGGACGTAGCCTGGAAGGGGGCCTCGAGGCCCTGTCCAAGCTCGCCGCCGAGCGCCGTGACCGCGTGGTCGCCACCGTGACCAGCGCGATCCCGCTCAGCGACGCGCAGCGCGCGCGTCTCGGCGCGGTGCTGGCCAAGCTGTACGGCCGCCAGATGCACCTGAACCTGGACGTCGACCCCGAGGTCGTCGGCGGGATCGTGGTGAAGATCGGCGACGAGGTCATCGACGGCAGCATCGCGAACCGCCTCGCCGAGGCGGAGCGCCGCATGGCCGGCTGA
- the atpA gene encoding F0F1 ATP synthase subunit alpha, producing the protein MAELTIRPEEIRDALETFVQSYKPDAASREEVGTVSVAGDGIAKVEGLPSAMANELLKFEDGTLGLALNLEDREIGAIVLGEFSGIEEGQPVQRTGEVLSVGVGEGYLGRVVDPLGNPIDGLGEIATEGRRALELQAPGVMQRKSVHEPMETGYKAVDAMTPVGRGQRQLIIGDRQTGKTALAVDTIINQRENWRSGDVNKQVRCIYVAIGQKGSTIASVRAALEEAGALEYTTIVAAPASDPAGFKYLAPYTGSAIGQHWMYQGKHVLIVFDDLSKQADAYRAVSLLLRRPPGREAYPGDVFYLHSRLLERCAKLSDDMGAGSMTGLPIVETKANDVSAFIPTNVISITDGQCFLESDLFNAGQRPALNVGISVSRVGGSAQHKAMKQISGRLRVDLAQYRELEAFAAFGSDLDAASKSSLERGKRMVELLKQGQYQPMPVQEQVISIWAGTTGKMDDVPVEDIRRFESELLEFLRHNRKDLLTSIREGGKMSDDTLQSVADAIADFKKQFETSDGKLLGEDAPAGK; encoded by the coding sequence ATGGCGGAGCTCACGATCCGGCCGGAGGAGATCCGGGACGCACTGGAGACTTTCGTCCAGTCGTACAAGCCGGACGCGGCCTCGCGCGAGGAGGTCGGCACGGTCAGCGTTGCCGGTGACGGCATCGCGAAGGTGGAGGGCCTGCCCTCCGCCATGGCGAACGAGCTGCTGAAGTTCGAGGACGGCACCCTCGGCCTCGCGCTCAACCTCGAGGACCGCGAGATCGGTGCGATCGTCCTCGGCGAGTTCAGCGGCATCGAGGAGGGCCAGCCGGTGCAGCGCACCGGTGAGGTGCTCTCCGTCGGCGTCGGCGAGGGCTACCTCGGCCGTGTCGTCGACCCGCTCGGCAACCCGATCGACGGTCTCGGCGAGATCGCGACCGAGGGCCGCCGCGCCCTCGAGCTGCAGGCCCCGGGCGTCATGCAGCGCAAGTCCGTGCACGAGCCCATGGAGACGGGTTACAAGGCCGTCGACGCCATGACGCCGGTCGGCCGCGGCCAGCGTCAGCTGATCATCGGCGACCGCCAGACGGGCAAGACCGCCCTGGCCGTCGACACGATCATCAACCAGCGCGAGAACTGGCGCTCGGGCGACGTGAACAAGCAGGTCCGCTGCATCTACGTCGCCATCGGCCAGAAGGGCTCCACCATCGCTTCCGTGCGCGCCGCGCTGGAAGAGGCCGGTGCCCTGGAGTACACGACCATCGTCGCCGCCCCGGCGTCCGACCCGGCCGGCTTCAAGTACCTGGCGCCCTACACCGGCTCCGCCATCGGCCAGCACTGGATGTACCAGGGCAAGCACGTCCTGATCGTCTTCGACGACCTGTCGAAGCAGGCCGACGCCTACCGCGCCGTGTCGCTGCTGCTGCGCCGTCCGCCGGGCCGCGAGGCCTACCCGGGCGACGTCTTCTACCTGCACTCCCGCCTGCTGGAGCGCTGCGCCAAGCTGTCGGACGACATGGGCGCCGGCTCGATGACCGGTCTGCCGATCGTCGAGACCAAGGCGAACGATGTGTCGGCGTTCATCCCGACCAACGTCATCTCCATCACCGACGGCCAGTGCTTCCTGGAGTCCGACCTGTTCAACGCCGGCCAGCGCCCGGCCCTGAACGTCGGTATCTCGGTCTCCCGTGTCGGTGGCTCCGCGCAGCACAAGGCCATGAAGCAGATCTCCGGCCGCCTGCGCGTCGACCTCGCCCAGTACCGCGAGCTGGAGGCGTTCGCCGCGTTCGGTTCCGACCTGGACGCCGCGTCGAAGTCCTCCCTGGAGCGCGGCAAGCGCATGGTCGAGCTGCTCAAGCAGGGCCAGTACCAGCCGATGCCGGTCCAGGAGCAGGTCATCTCCATCTGGGCGGGCACCACCGGCAAGATGGACGACGTCCCGGTCGAGGACATCCGCCGCTTCGAGTCCGAGCTGCTCGAGTTCCTGCGCCACAACCGCAAGGACCTCCTGACCTCGATCCGCGAGGGCGGCAAGATGTCGGACGACACCCTCCAGTCCGTCGCCGACGCCATCGCCGACTTCAAGAAGCAGTTCGAGACCTCGGACGGCAAGCTTCTGGGCGAAGACGCTCCGGCCGGCAAGTAA
- a CDS encoding F0F1 ATP synthase subunit gamma has product MGAQLRVYKRRIRSVTATKKITKAMEMIAASRIVKAQRQVAASTPYATELTRAVTAVATGSNTKHPLTTEAESPVRAAVVLLTSDRGLAGGYSSNAIKAADRLTERLRGEGKEVDHYIVGRKGVAYYNFRERKIVDSWTGFTDSPSYANAKAVAAPLIEAVTKETAEGGVDELHIVYTEFVSMMTQNAVDNRMLPLSLEKASEETVGKGEILPLFDFEPSAEDVLDALLPRYVESRIYNALLQAAASEHAARRRAMKSATDNAGELITSLTRLANAARQAEITQEISEIVGGSAALADANAGSDK; this is encoded by the coding sequence ATGGGAGCCCAGCTCCGGGTCTACAAGCGTCGCATCCGATCCGTTACCGCGACCAAGAAGATCACCAAGGCGATGGAGATGATCGCCGCCTCGCGCATCGTCAAGGCGCAGCGCCAGGTGGCGGCCTCCACGCCGTACGCGACCGAGCTCACCCGTGCGGTGACCGCGGTGGCGACCGGCTCCAACACCAAGCACCCGCTCACCACCGAGGCCGAGTCCCCGGTGCGCGCGGCGGTGGTGCTGCTCACGAGCGACCGCGGTCTGGCCGGCGGCTACTCGTCCAACGCCATCAAGGCTGCGGACCGGCTGACGGAGCGGCTGCGCGGTGAGGGCAAGGAGGTCGACCACTACATCGTCGGCCGCAAGGGTGTCGCCTACTACAACTTCCGCGAGCGCAAGATCGTGGACAGCTGGACCGGCTTCACCGACAGCCCGAGCTACGCGAACGCGAAGGCCGTCGCCGCCCCGCTGATCGAGGCCGTCACCAAGGAGACGGCCGAGGGCGGCGTGGACGAGCTGCACATCGTCTACACGGAATTCGTGTCGATGATGACGCAGAACGCGGTGGACAACCGGATGCTGCCGCTCAGCCTCGAGAAGGCGTCGGAGGAGACGGTCGGCAAGGGCGAGATCCTGCCGCTGTTCGACTTCGAGCCGTCGGCGGAGGACGTCCTCGACGCCCTGCTGCCGCGCTACGTCGAGAGCCGCATCTACAACGCGCTGCTGCAGGCCGCTGCTTCCGAGCACGCCGCCCGCCGCCGCGCGATGAAGTCGGCCACCGACAACGCCGGTGAGCTGATCACCAGCCTCACCCGGCTTGCCAACGCGGCCCGCCAGGCCGAAATCACCCAGGAAATCAGCGAGATCGTCGGTGGCTCCGCAGCCCTGGCCGACGCGAACGCGGGGAGTGACAAGTAA